In a genomic window of Helianthus annuus cultivar XRQ/B chromosome 10, HanXRQr2.0-SUNRISE, whole genome shotgun sequence:
- the LOC110884270 gene encoding uncharacterized protein LOC110884270 isoform X1 — MSNREDSDIDDDFADLYKEYTGPVKSTTTSVPETTKTSKRSRADSDEEEQETLDPNAVPTDFTSREAKVWEAKSKATERNWKKRTEEEMICKICGDSSHFTQGCPSTLGASRKSQDLFERVPARDPQVKALFTDRVVKNIEKDIGCKIKIEEKFIIVSAKEGHILSKGVDAVHKIKNEGVKTGESNSNMVESDSRSPKGRISVAPKVGPADSPRSNPSPRNVSNYDQRSGRHDKVIKEHVREEFQKYPRGSPQARAYRNDGIQIRSTHSKSPARRPPYSGGSYDLKDNHKCGPGLNLQPTHKEGRSMFSLALEELELEYTRDAMDIAKFRDKEEDEENYRHRKAIEEIRGIYMKKLATIRDMHAKQWEEFLRFETHKRQQETRQEMPNVGFGGYRNNNHYDYGDAAAAGNPYINNMQMESRSRHPEIDNYPSLRPGNNYNDFQRQRHEDYGEAYNRY; from the exons ATGTCTAATAGAGAAGATTCAGACATTGATGATGATTTTGCTGATCTCTACAAGGAATACACCGGTCCGGTAAAATCTACTACCACTAGTGTTCCTGAAACCACAAAAACGAGCAAAAGGTCTCGTGCTGATTCAGATGAAGAAGAACAAGAAACCCTAGACCCTAATGCGGTCCCCACTGATTTTACCAGCCGTGAAGCGAAGGTTTGGGAGGCAAAATCTAAAGCTACTGAAAGAAACTGGAAAAAAAGAACGGAAGAAGAAATGATTTGTAAAATATGTGGAGATTCCAGTCATTTTACACAG GGTTGTCCATCTACTCTTGGGGCTAGTCGCAAGTCACAAGATTTATTTGAACGGGTTCCCGCAAGAGATCCTCAAGTAAAAGCGCTTTTCACCGATAGGGTGGTTAAAAACATTGAGAAGGATATCGGGTGCAAAATCAAAATCGAGGAAAAATTTATAATCGTTAGTGCCAAAGAAGGACATATTTTATCAAAGGGTGTGGATGCTGTTCACAAAATTAAGAACGAGGGTGTCAAAACGGGTGAATCCAATTCAAACATGGTTGAATCTGATTCCAGGTCACCGAAAGGTAGAATTTCTGTTGCCCCTAAAGTAGGACCCGCTGATTCTCCGAGGTCTAACCCTAGTCCAAGAAATGTATCAAATTACGACCAGAGGTCTGGCAGACATGATAAAGTGATTAAAGAACATGTGCGTGAGGAATTTCAGAAGTACCCAAGGGGATCCCCACAAG CTAGAG CTTATCGGAATGATGGCATTCAGATCCGATCAACACATTCAAAATCTCCCGCTCGCCGTCCACCGTACTCTGGTGGCTCATATGACTTGAAAGATAATCACAAATGCGGGCCCGGGCTCAATTTGCAGCCTACTCATAAGGAAGGCCGTTCTATGTTTTCACTGGCATTGGAGGAATTAGAGTTGGAGTATACGAGGGATGCAATGGATATTGCAAAATTTAGAGataaggaagaagatgaagagaattATAGGCATCGTAAG GCGATTGAAGAAATCAGGGGAATTTACATGAAAAAGTTGGCTACAATAAGAGACATGCATGCAAAACAATGGGAAGAATTTCTTCGATTTGAAACACATAAAAGACAACAAGAAACTCGTCAAGAAATGCCTAATGTAGGGTTTGGTGGTTATAGAAATAATAATCATTATGATTATggtgatgctgctgctgctggcaATCCTTATATTAACAATATGCAAATGGAATCAAGATCAAGGCATCCAGAAATTGACAACTATCCTTCTTTGAGGCCCGGTAACAATTATAATGATTTTCAACGTCAAAGGCATGAGGATTACGGGGAAGCATATAATCGTTATTAA
- the LOC110884270 gene encoding uncharacterized protein LOC110884270 isoform X2 translates to MSNREDSDIDDDFADLYKEYTGPVKSTTTSVPETTKTSKRSRADSDEEEQETLDPNAVPTDFTSREAKVWEAKSKATERNWKKRTEEEMICKICGDSSHFTQGCPSTLGASRKSQDLFERVPARDPQVKALFTDRVVKNIEKDIGCKIKIEEKFIIVSAKEGHILSKGVDAVHKIKNEGVKTGESNSNMVESDSRSPKGRISVAPKVGPADSPRSNPSPRNVSNYDQRSGRHDKVIKEHVREEFQKYPRGSPQAYRNDGIQIRSTHSKSPARRPPYSGGSYDLKDNHKCGPGLNLQPTHKEGRSMFSLALEELELEYTRDAMDIAKFRDKEEDEENYRHRKAIEEIRGIYMKKLATIRDMHAKQWEEFLRFETHKRQQETRQEMPNVGFGGYRNNNHYDYGDAAAAGNPYINNMQMESRSRHPEIDNYPSLRPGNNYNDFQRQRHEDYGEAYNRY, encoded by the exons ATGTCTAATAGAGAAGATTCAGACATTGATGATGATTTTGCTGATCTCTACAAGGAATACACCGGTCCGGTAAAATCTACTACCACTAGTGTTCCTGAAACCACAAAAACGAGCAAAAGGTCTCGTGCTGATTCAGATGAAGAAGAACAAGAAACCCTAGACCCTAATGCGGTCCCCACTGATTTTACCAGCCGTGAAGCGAAGGTTTGGGAGGCAAAATCTAAAGCTACTGAAAGAAACTGGAAAAAAAGAACGGAAGAAGAAATGATTTGTAAAATATGTGGAGATTCCAGTCATTTTACACAG GGTTGTCCATCTACTCTTGGGGCTAGTCGCAAGTCACAAGATTTATTTGAACGGGTTCCCGCAAGAGATCCTCAAGTAAAAGCGCTTTTCACCGATAGGGTGGTTAAAAACATTGAGAAGGATATCGGGTGCAAAATCAAAATCGAGGAAAAATTTATAATCGTTAGTGCCAAAGAAGGACATATTTTATCAAAGGGTGTGGATGCTGTTCACAAAATTAAGAACGAGGGTGTCAAAACGGGTGAATCCAATTCAAACATGGTTGAATCTGATTCCAGGTCACCGAAAGGTAGAATTTCTGTTGCCCCTAAAGTAGGACCCGCTGATTCTCCGAGGTCTAACCCTAGTCCAAGAAATGTATCAAATTACGACCAGAGGTCTGGCAGACATGATAAAGTGATTAAAGAACATGTGCGTGAGGAATTTCAGAAGTACCCAAGGGGATCCCCACAAG CTTATCGGAATGATGGCATTCAGATCCGATCAACACATTCAAAATCTCCCGCTCGCCGTCCACCGTACTCTGGTGGCTCATATGACTTGAAAGATAATCACAAATGCGGGCCCGGGCTCAATTTGCAGCCTACTCATAAGGAAGGCCGTTCTATGTTTTCACTGGCATTGGAGGAATTAGAGTTGGAGTATACGAGGGATGCAATGGATATTGCAAAATTTAGAGataaggaagaagatgaagagaattATAGGCATCGTAAG GCGATTGAAGAAATCAGGGGAATTTACATGAAAAAGTTGGCTACAATAAGAGACATGCATGCAAAACAATGGGAAGAATTTCTTCGATTTGAAACACATAAAAGACAACAAGAAACTCGTCAAGAAATGCCTAATGTAGGGTTTGGTGGTTATAGAAATAATAATCATTATGATTATggtgatgctgctgctgctggcaATCCTTATATTAACAATATGCAAATGGAATCAAGATCAAGGCATCCAGAAATTGACAACTATCCTTCTTTGAGGCCCGGTAACAATTATAATGATTTTCAACGTCAAAGGCATGAGGATTACGGGGAAGCATATAATCGTTATTAA